A single region of the Rhodospirillales bacterium genome encodes:
- the mtnA gene encoding S-methyl-5-thioribose-1-phosphate isomerase has protein sequence MKVDGRHYRSIWLAEDGWSVEIIDQTRLPHEFVTARLATIADATRAIATMMVRGAPLIGATAAYGLCLQVRADASDAALGRGYETLLATRPTAINLRWALDEMITVLRQLPPERRLEAAYRRAAEICDEDVAMNAAIGDHGLGVLRALWDAKGRDGRVNVLTHCNAGWLATVDWGTALAPVYKACDAGIPVHVWADETRPRNQGASLTAWELGRHGVPHTVIVDNAGGHLMQHGLVDLCITGTDRTTRSGDVCNKVGTYLKALAANDTGVPFYVALPGPTIDWTLVDGIREIPIEQRDADEVTRMTGLGDDGRIRSVTVTPTGSAAANYAFDVTPARLVTGLITERGVCPATEQALRSLYPEKR, from the coding sequence ATGAAGGTCGACGGCAGGCACTACCGGTCGATCTGGCTGGCGGAGGACGGCTGGTCGGTCGAGATCATCGACCAGACCCGGTTGCCCCACGAATTCGTCACTGCCCGCCTCGCAACCATCGCCGACGCGACCCGGGCGATCGCGACCATGATGGTGCGGGGCGCGCCTCTGATCGGCGCCACCGCCGCCTACGGCCTCTGCCTGCAAGTCCGAGCCGATGCCTCGGATGCGGCGCTCGGCCGGGGATACGAGACGCTGCTCGCCACCCGGCCGACGGCAATCAACCTGCGCTGGGCGCTGGACGAGATGATAACCGTGCTGCGCCAGTTGCCGCCGGAGCGTCGCCTCGAGGCCGCCTATCGCCGTGCGGCCGAGATCTGCGATGAGGATGTGGCGATGAACGCCGCCATCGGCGATCACGGTTTGGGCGTGTTGCGCGCCCTCTGGGACGCGAAGGGCCGCGACGGCCGGGTCAACGTGCTCACCCACTGCAACGCCGGCTGGCTGGCCACTGTCGACTGGGGCACGGCGTTGGCGCCGGTGTACAAGGCCTGCGACGCCGGGATTCCGGTTCACGTCTGGGCCGACGAGACCCGCCCGCGCAACCAGGGCGCCAGCCTGACCGCCTGGGAGCTTGGCCGACACGGCGTGCCCCACACCGTTATCGTCGACAACGCCGGGGGCCATCTGATGCAGCACGGGCTGGTGGATCTGTGCATCACCGGAACCGACCGCACCACCCGCTCCGGGGACGTGTGCAACAAGGTCGGCACCTACCTGAAAGCTTTGGCGGCGAACGATACCGGCGTGCCGTTCTACGTCGCCCTCCCCGGCCCGACCATCGACTGGACCCTGGTCGACGGGATCAGGGAGATCCCCATCGAACAACGGGACGCGGACGAAGTGACGCGGATGACGGGGCTCGGCGACGACGGCCGCATTCGATCGGTCACTGTGACGCCGACTGGGTCGGCGGCTGCCAACTATGCTTTCGATGTGACGCCGGCGCGTCTCGTCACCGGACTGATCACCGAACGCGGCGTCTGCCCGGCGACGGAGCAGGCGCTGCGGAGCCTTTACCCTGAGAAGCGTTGA
- a CDS encoding S-methyl-5'-thioadenosine phosphorylase: MHTAGDPVGTPPVIGVIGGSGIYEIDGLEDARWVSAGSPFGAPSDQLLVGVLAGVKMVFLPRHGRGHPIPPSELNSRANIDVLKRAGVTEIISLSACGSLREELDPGTFVVVDQFIDRTFARAKSFFGAGLVAHIAFGHPVCGRLGDALEAALRDLGIKCVRGGTYLVMEGPQFSTLAESRLYRAWGCDVIGMTNMPEAKLAREAEMCYATVAMVTDYDCWHPDHDHVTVDAIIKVLMDNATKGRSLVGQLAPRLAGRTERCEHGCHTALATAIITATGARDPELVARLDAVAGRVLR, from the coding sequence ATGCACACAGCGGGGGATCCCGTCGGCACGCCGCCGGTGATCGGGGTGATCGGCGGCAGTGGCATCTACGAAATCGACGGCCTGGAGGACGCCCGGTGGGTGTCGGCGGGGTCCCCTTTCGGAGCGCCGTCGGATCAATTGCTGGTCGGGGTTCTCGCCGGCGTGAAGATGGTGTTTCTGCCGCGCCACGGCCGCGGCCACCCCATTCCTCCGAGCGAACTCAACAGTCGCGCCAACATCGACGTCCTCAAGAGGGCCGGGGTGACCGAGATCATTTCGCTGTCGGCCTGCGGCTCGCTCCGGGAAGAGCTGGATCCGGGCACGTTCGTCGTCGTCGATCAGTTCATCGACCGCACCTTTGCCCGCGCCAAGAGCTTTTTCGGCGCCGGCCTGGTTGCCCACATCGCCTTCGGCCATCCCGTGTGCGGCCGGCTGGGCGATGCTTTGGAGGCGGCGCTCCGGGACCTCGGCATCAAATGCGTGCGCGGCGGCACCTATCTGGTCATGGAAGGCCCACAATTCTCCACCCTTGCCGAATCCAGGCTCTATCGCGCGTGGGGATGCGATGTGATCGGCATGACCAACATGCCGGAAGCCAAGCTCGCCCGCGAGGCGGAGATGTGCTACGCAACGGTCGCCATGGTCACCGACTACGATTGCTGGCATCCGGACCACGACCATGTGACGGTGGACGCCATCATCAAGGTGCTGATGGACAACGCCACCAAGGGCCGCTCCCTCGTCGGGCAGTTGGCGCCCCGGCTGGCCGGACGCACGGAGCGTTGCGAACACGGGTGCCACACGGCTCTCGCCACCGCCATCATCACTGCCACCGGGGCGCGGGATCCGGAACTGGTCGCCAGGCTCGACGCCGTGGCGGGGCGGGTGCTGAGGTAG
- a CDS encoding VTT domain-containing protein produces MSTGAIARGLGAIAALALVTILIRGAGLDGGLDALTAWIDAEVRGRGLMGSLMFVAAGTLITGAGLSRQAVAYVAGYAFGVAIGSGLTVLATVAGCALAFSYGRFFGRAFVMKRYSRRLAKIDRFLCTRPFLMTLAVRLLPIGNNLVVNLVAGVSGVPAPAFLSASALGYVPQTVVFALMGSGLAEGIMAGGIMINTAVAIALFLVSASIGVYLCRQYRREQALDDAVDVLRMSE; encoded by the coding sequence GTGAGCACAGGCGCCATCGCCCGCGGCCTCGGCGCCATCGCTGCCCTCGCCCTCGTCACCATCCTGATCCGCGGCGCCGGCCTCGACGGTGGGCTGGACGCTCTCACAGCGTGGATCGATGCGGAAGTGCGCGGCCGTGGGCTGATGGGAAGCCTTATGTTCGTCGCCGCCGGCACGCTGATCACCGGCGCAGGTCTGTCCCGCCAAGCCGTCGCCTATGTAGCCGGCTATGCCTTCGGCGTCGCCATCGGCTCCGGCCTGACCGTGTTGGCGACCGTCGCCGGTTGTGCCCTCGCTTTCTCCTATGGGCGCTTCTTCGGGCGCGCCTTCGTCATGAAGCGTTACTCCCGGCGCCTCGCGAAGATCGATCGCTTCCTCTGTACCCGCCCTTTCCTGATGACCCTTGCGGTGCGCTTGCTGCCGATCGGCAACAACCTGGTCGTCAACCTTGTCGCGGGCGTTTCGGGCGTGCCGGCGCCGGCGTTCCTGAGCGCCTCGGCGCTCGGCTATGTGCCGCAAACCGTCGTGTTCGCGCTGATGGGCAGCGGCCTTGCGGAGGGAATCATGGCGGGGGGAATCATGATCAACACCGCGGTGGCGATCGCCCTGTTCCTGGTGTCGGCGTCCATCGGCGTCTACCTCTGCCGCCAATACCGCCGCGAGCAGGCGCTCGACGATGCGGTCGACGTTCTGCGTATGTCGGAATAG
- a CDS encoding glycosyltransferase family 2 protein yields MRLSVVVPVLNEAETVGTLVAEIDEALKELASFEILFVDDGSTDATRQRLRDAAERCPRLRVLRHARRAGQSAGINTGVIAARGTIIATLDGDGQNDPADILRLVDIFVQEGDDDSVMVAGLRMDRRDTLIKRVTSRIANGVRRRLLHDDTVDTGCGLKVFAREAFLAMPRFDHMHRFLPALMARQGGRVISVPVNHRPRAGGRSKYGTFDRLWVGIVDLLGVMWLRRRANLCAVRREP; encoded by the coding sequence GTGCGGCTGAGCGTAGTGGTGCCCGTACTCAATGAGGCCGAAACGGTTGGCACGCTGGTCGCCGAAATCGACGAAGCCCTCAAGGAACTTGCAAGCTTCGAGATCCTGTTCGTGGATGATGGCAGTACCGATGCGACGCGGCAGCGGCTGCGCGACGCCGCCGAGCGGTGCCCGCGTCTACGCGTTCTGCGGCATGCCCGCCGCGCCGGACAGAGCGCGGGCATCAACACCGGTGTGATAGCTGCGCGCGGCACGATCATCGCCACCCTCGACGGCGATGGCCAGAACGATCCCGCCGATATCCTGCGGCTCGTGGATATCTTCGTGCAGGAAGGGGATGACGACTCCGTCATGGTTGCGGGCTTGCGCATGGATCGCAGGGATACGCTCATCAAGCGCGTGACGTCGCGAATCGCTAATGGCGTGCGGCGGCGACTCCTCCATGACGACACCGTCGACACCGGTTGCGGGCTAAAGGTGTTTGCGCGCGAGGCATTCCTAGCCATGCCGCGCTTCGACCACATGCATCGGTTTCTGCCGGCGCTGATGGCGCGGCAGGGTGGCCGAGTCATCTCGGTTCCCGTCAACCACCGCCCACGGGCGGGCGGCCGGTCCAAGTACGGCACCTTTGATCGGTTGTGGGTGGGGATTGTGGATCTGCTCGGCGTGATGTGGCTCCGCCGGCGGGCCAACCTTTGCGCCGTCCGTCGCGAGCCATGA
- a CDS encoding GGDEF domain-containing protein: MEYNQSPEKASECAHLALSLMEERGISPQPKNFTLWYAYFAGSNPDLTHALNMLLDQNIAFSVDRNADLFNQFCAGTEYPAALSLMAEQVETELEAVLGVLQNAGAGAKRYGRSLETASGELARSQHAGAMGQIVHRLLNETRAMVQQNRALEVRVRESSAQIKTLRDELESSRKHSLFDPLTELANRKLFDTSLKNAMEQSKDTGKPVSLLFVDVDHFKLFNDTHGHQIGDQVLKLLAKIMQHCIRDLDTAARYGGEEFAVILPQTGLGGALEVARRIRDQIANKPLVHRRTGEKLGQITVSIGVSQMKPGESQRDFVERADQALYAAKRTGRNKVVTEETLQDKMDLAS; the protein is encoded by the coding sequence ATGGAGTACAACCAGTCGCCGGAGAAGGCTTCCGAGTGCGCCCACCTGGCCCTCTCGTTGATGGAAGAGCGGGGCATCTCCCCGCAGCCCAAGAATTTCACCCTCTGGTACGCCTATTTCGCGGGCAGCAACCCTGACCTCACACACGCGTTGAACATGCTGCTCGACCAGAACATCGCGTTCAGTGTCGACCGGAATGCCGATCTCTTCAATCAATTCTGTGCCGGAACGGAATACCCGGCTGCGCTGAGCCTGATGGCGGAGCAGGTGGAAACGGAGCTCGAAGCGGTGCTCGGGGTCCTCCAGAACGCCGGCGCGGGCGCCAAGCGTTACGGCAGATCATTGGAAACGGCCTCGGGAGAGCTGGCGCGGAGCCAGCACGCGGGCGCGATGGGACAGATCGTGCACCGCCTCCTCAACGAGACGCGGGCAATGGTGCAACAGAATCGCGCCCTCGAAGTTCGAGTTCGAGAATCGTCCGCGCAGATCAAGACGCTCCGGGACGAGCTGGAATCATCCCGCAAGCACAGCCTGTTCGATCCGCTGACGGAACTGGCGAACCGCAAGCTGTTCGACACGTCTCTCAAGAACGCCATGGAGCAGTCGAAAGACACTGGGAAACCGGTATCGCTGCTGTTCGTCGATGTCGACCATTTCAAATTGTTCAACGACACCCATGGTCATCAAATCGGTGATCAGGTTCTGAAGTTGCTGGCCAAGATCATGCAACACTGCATCCGGGATCTGGACACTGCAGCCCGCTACGGCGGTGAGGAGTTCGCCGTCATTCTCCCGCAGACTGGCTTGGGCGGCGCGCTGGAAGTGGCGCGGCGCATCCGCGATCAGATCGCCAACAAGCCGCTCGTCCACCGCCGGACCGGCGAAAAGCTGGGGCAGATCACCGTGTCGATCGGCGTGTCGCAGATGAAGCCCGGCGAATCGCAGCGGGATTTCGTGGAGCGGGCGGACCAGGCGCTATATGCGGCCAAGCGCACGGGGCGCAACAAGGTCGTGACGGAAGAGACGCTGCAGGACAAGATGGACCTCGCTTCCTGA
- a CDS encoding PAS domain-containing sensor histidine kinase, translating into MGPARVNDRQAYAAALAPGILALVGGAIVGSLDVPWAVVVVALLVAGAWWYLKRLPSPAAPGDVIAATPAPGLPQDIIEAFPEPIALIDGARKIVGLNRAARNLVGMTRPGRDLALSLRHPAILSAVDRAFSGVAFVNEEIVLPVPVPRTFTLHASRLPSTSDSAPDPARPAVLLMLRDDTRAKRAEQSRADFVANASHELRSPLAALLGIIETLRGPAKRDPEAQAHFLDIMRAEAQRMARLIEDLLSLSRVEINEHVPPRGRVKICEILDAVEATLAVRAHEHGMRIGIDCPEDLPPVIGDADQLTQVFHNLVDNAVKYGGDSTSIQVSVRAVDTLPSAAGGGLEIRVEDHGPGIPDVHLPRVTERFYRVDAGRSRKLGGTGLGLAIAKHIVSRHRGHMRIESAEGRGTTVVVLLPTKPV; encoded by the coding sequence ATGGGACCGGCTCGCGTCAATGATCGTCAAGCCTATGCGGCGGCCCTCGCTCCCGGGATTTTGGCGCTTGTGGGGGGAGCGATCGTTGGCTCGCTCGACGTGCCGTGGGCGGTGGTGGTCGTCGCTCTGCTGGTCGCCGGAGCGTGGTGGTACTTAAAGCGCCTGCCCTCTCCAGCCGCTCCGGGCGACGTGATCGCAGCAACGCCCGCACCCGGTCTGCCTCAAGACATCATCGAAGCGTTCCCGGAGCCGATCGCGCTGATTGATGGCGCGCGCAAGATCGTCGGCCTCAATCGCGCCGCCCGCAACCTCGTTGGCATGACGCGGCCCGGCCGTGACTTGGCCTTGTCTCTCAGACATCCGGCGATTTTGTCCGCGGTGGACAGGGCGTTCTCCGGCGTGGCGTTCGTCAACGAGGAGATCGTCCTGCCCGTGCCGGTGCCCCGCACGTTCACGCTGCACGCCAGCCGCCTTCCCTCCACCAGCGACTCCGCCCCAGATCCGGCGCGCCCGGCAGTTTTGTTGATGTTGCGCGACGATACGCGCGCCAAGCGAGCCGAACAATCCCGCGCCGATTTCGTCGCCAACGCCAGCCATGAATTGCGCTCGCCGCTGGCGGCGCTGTTGGGGATCATCGAGACCCTGCGCGGACCCGCGAAGCGCGATCCCGAAGCCCAGGCCCATTTCCTCGACATCATGAGGGCGGAGGCGCAGCGCATGGCGCGCCTGATCGAGGATCTGCTGTCATTGTCGCGCGTCGAAATCAATGAGCACGTGCCGCCGCGCGGCCGCGTCAAGATCTGTGAGATCCTGGACGCAGTGGAAGCTACCCTCGCGGTTCGCGCCCATGAGCATGGGATGCGGATCGGCATCGACTGCCCGGAAGACCTGCCGCCCGTGATCGGCGACGCCGATCAATTGACCCAGGTGTTCCACAACCTGGTCGACAACGCGGTCAAGTACGGTGGCGACAGCACATCCATCCAGGTTTCGGTGCGCGCTGTCGACACCTTGCCCAGCGCTGCGGGCGGCGGGCTGGAAATAAGAGTGGAGGACCACGGTCCCGGCATCCCAGACGTTCATCTGCCGCGGGTCACGGAGAGATTCTACCGCGTCGACGCCGGTCGCTCCCGGAAGCTGGGCGGGACCGGCCTCGGGCTCGCGATCGCCAAGCACATCGTCAGCCGCCATCGCGGACACATGCGAATTGAAAGCGCGGAGGGCCGCGGCACCACCGTTGTGGTCCTGCTCCCGACCAAGCCGGTTTAA
- a CDS encoding class I SAM-dependent methyltransferase, with product MQARTSVEVMAELLPLQGATVIDVGCGDGAMTRFLARNGAHVTGIEVSPRQLARARLAAPVGDEHYIQGLAEDLPEKNHSADIVVYFNSLHHVDAAALGKALREAARVLKRGGLLYVSEPLPEGPYFEVMKPAHDETQVRRAAQDALKRAPEVGLLQETVLTHIDTVKIKSFQAFHDRITTINPHVRERFIELEDVIRDNFERLGRQTEDGWKFDQPMRVHLFRRT from the coding sequence ATGCAAGCACGAACCAGCGTGGAGGTCATGGCGGAATTGCTGCCGCTTCAAGGTGCAACGGTAATCGATGTGGGTTGCGGCGATGGCGCCATGACGCGCTTCCTGGCACGAAACGGCGCCCACGTCACCGGCATCGAAGTCAGCCCGCGTCAGCTCGCGCGGGCGCGCCTGGCGGCGCCCGTCGGCGACGAGCATTATATCCAGGGCCTTGCGGAGGATTTGCCGGAGAAGAACCATTCTGCCGATATCGTCGTCTACTTCAACAGCCTCCATCACGTTGACGCGGCGGCGCTCGGTAAGGCGCTTCGGGAAGCTGCGCGCGTTCTCAAGCGCGGCGGGCTCCTCTATGTCTCCGAACCACTGCCCGAGGGCCCCTATTTCGAAGTGATGAAACCGGCGCATGACGAGACCCAGGTGCGTCGTGCCGCTCAGGATGCGTTGAAGCGCGCGCCGGAGGTCGGGCTCCTGCAGGAAACCGTGCTTACCCACATTGACACCGTAAAAATCAAGAGCTTTCAGGCTTTTCATGATCGCATCACGACGATCAACCCACATGTTCGCGAACGCTTCATCGAGCTCGAGGACGTGATCCGCGACAATTTCGAGCGTCTCGGCCGTCAGACCGAAGACGGCTGGAAGTTCGACCAGCCGATGCGGGTCCACCTGTTCCGCCGCACCTGA
- a CDS encoding type I secretion system permease/ATPase: MGLISLFVNILMLTVPLYMLQIFDRVLTSRSTETLVFLTIAAVGALIVFGVLDMLRNHIMIGVGTWVEHRLGPEAVERSVGVQLLQRGYGSQSLRDIAQVRQFLSSPSIFSLFDAPWVPIYLAVIWLLHPLLGTIALIAAILLFILALVNELATRKVQRAANESWGTAVRQTESALRNAHVIEAMGLMPGVLRRWLDGSRESLRLQQLTSERGGLLIAISKSMRLIVQALILGAGAYLVIQLEISPGTMIAGSIILSRALQPVEAAIGTWKQLLGARAAYTRLRTFFGQPPVRVSEIQLPTPQGYLSAESVTFIPPGGSRPAVLGVSFRLTPGEVLAVIGPSAAGKSTLARLIVGSWKPYSGTVRLDGADVFTWERTDFGQHVGYMPQEIELFEGTVAENIARLNGADEDLIVDAAQKAGAHEMILRLADGYRTQIGESGYTLSGGQRQRIALARALFRSPRLIVLDEPNSNLDSDGEDCLIRAIEEARRGGSTMVLVAHRPRFVSMADKVLVLRDGSVEMFGPRDEVLPRILRPVPVAADPPKPSLGAPGR, translated from the coding sequence GTGGGGCTTATCAGTCTTTTCGTCAACATCCTGATGTTGACTGTTCCGCTGTACATGCTCCAGATCTTCGATCGCGTGCTGACCAGCCGCAGCACCGAGACGCTGGTGTTCCTCACCATCGCGGCGGTCGGCGCGCTGATCGTGTTCGGGGTGCTCGACATGCTGCGCAACCACATCATGATCGGTGTGGGGACATGGGTGGAGCACCGGCTTGGCCCGGAAGCGGTCGAGCGCTCGGTCGGGGTCCAGCTCCTGCAGCGCGGGTACGGATCGCAGTCGCTGCGCGACATCGCGCAAGTGCGCCAATTCCTCTCCTCTCCGTCCATCTTCTCCCTGTTCGACGCGCCGTGGGTGCCGATCTATCTGGCGGTGATCTGGCTCCTGCACCCGTTGCTCGGCACCATCGCGCTGATCGCCGCGATCCTGTTGTTCATCCTCGCGCTGGTCAACGAGTTGGCGACGCGCAAAGTGCAGCGCGCCGCCAACGAGAGTTGGGGCACGGCGGTACGCCAAACGGAGTCCGCCCTCCGCAACGCCCATGTCATCGAAGCGATGGGGCTGATGCCGGGCGTGCTTCGTCGCTGGCTCGATGGCAGCCGCGAATCGCTTCGGCTACAACAGCTGACCAGCGAGCGCGGCGGTCTGCTGATCGCCATCTCGAAGTCTATGCGCTTGATCGTGCAGGCGCTGATCCTCGGCGCCGGCGCCTATCTGGTCATTCAGCTGGAGATTTCGCCAGGCACGATGATTGCCGGCTCGATCATCCTGTCCCGCGCGTTGCAGCCGGTCGAGGCCGCAATCGGAACGTGGAAACAGCTTCTAGGGGCGCGAGCCGCCTATACCCGTCTTCGCACCTTCTTCGGGCAGCCGCCGGTTCGTGTCTCCGAAATCCAGCTCCCGACGCCGCAAGGCTACCTCAGCGCCGAGAGCGTGACTTTCATCCCGCCGGGCGGCTCTCGGCCCGCGGTTCTCGGCGTGTCGTTCCGTCTCACGCCCGGCGAGGTCCTTGCCGTGATCGGCCCTTCGGCCGCCGGCAAATCCACCTTGGCCCGCCTCATCGTCGGCTCGTGGAAGCCGTACTCGGGGACGGTGCGCCTCGACGGCGCCGACGTCTTCACGTGGGAGCGCACCGATTTCGGTCAGCACGTGGGCTACATGCCCCAGGAAATCGAGTTGTTCGAGGGGACGGTCGCCGAAAACATCGCCCGGCTCAACGGCGCCGACGAAGACCTGATCGTGGATGCCGCGCAAAAGGCCGGCGCCCACGAGATGATCCTCCGCCTCGCCGATGGATACCGCACCCAGATCGGCGAAAGCGGGTACACGCTCTCGGGAGGGCAGCGTCAACGAATTGCGCTCGCGCGCGCCCTGTTCCGGTCGCCGCGCCTTATCGTGCTCGACGAGCCGAACAGCAACCTGGACAGCGACGGTGAGGACTGCCTGATCCGAGCCATCGAGGAAGCCCGGCGGGGCGGGTCCACCATGGTCCTCGTGGCGCACCGGCCGCGCTTCGTCTCCATGGCGGACAAGGTGCTGGTCCTGCGCGACGGCAGCGTCGAGATGTTCGGACCCCGCGACGAAGTTCTGCCGCGCATTCTGCGTCCGGTGCCGGTTGCCGCCGACCCGCCGAAACCGTCGCTCGGGGCTCCCGGTCGTTGA
- a CDS encoding HlyD family type I secretion periplasmic adaptor subunit — MKSGSRSDGSTPRGGLPQAWKGGAGATLGSQFHQKKAEPPQTAPPRTGWSAMRPPVERSIVAAATVILVFFAGIGGWAALAPLESAAVAPGQVTVASHRKTVQHLEGGIIGDLLVEEGDEVVAGEVLLRLDETKARATVSRLRARFDVLLATRARLVAERDDVEFVDFPDDLLDRADDPDVIDILDGQLSIFEARREAEQGRVDILDQRVKQLRKEIEALDAQVTAQERQRELIRKEENTVGNLVKKGLAEMPRLLALQRTHASIIGNLGEQEAMIARAEQRIGETRLEILDLRNAFRSEVVKELDTIQADIVDTAEQLTAADDVVKRTEVTSPQSGKVVNLRVHTTGGVVAPGEALLDIVPQDDALIVEARIDPLDIDVVRVGLPAQVSLTSYKSRHTLPLQGTVSHVSADVFADERTGAPYYRARIAIDEAQQVGLAQLEMYPGMPAQVMIVTGKRTGLDYAIQPFAESFSRAFREE; from the coding sequence ATGAAATCCGGATCTCGCTCCGACGGATCGACACCGCGCGGCGGTCTGCCGCAGGCATGGAAGGGCGGCGCCGGCGCCACCCTCGGTAGCCAATTCCATCAAAAAAAGGCCGAGCCCCCGCAGACGGCTCCGCCGCGGACGGGTTGGTCGGCCATGCGTCCGCCGGTGGAACGCTCCATCGTCGCCGCGGCGACCGTGATCCTCGTCTTTTTCGCCGGCATCGGCGGTTGGGCCGCACTGGCGCCGCTGGAAAGCGCCGCGGTGGCACCCGGTCAGGTGACGGTGGCCAGTCATCGCAAGACGGTGCAGCACCTAGAGGGCGGCATCATCGGTGATCTTCTTGTCGAAGAAGGCGACGAGGTTGTCGCGGGCGAGGTGCTGCTGCGCCTCGACGAAACGAAGGCGCGGGCGACGGTGTCCCGCCTGCGGGCGCGCTTTGATGTGCTGCTTGCCACCCGCGCGCGCCTGGTGGCGGAGCGAGACGATGTCGAGTTCGTCGATTTCCCCGACGACCTCCTGGATCGTGCCGACGACCCCGACGTGATCGATATCCTGGATGGCCAGTTGTCCATCTTCGAGGCCCGACGGGAAGCCGAGCAGGGCCGGGTCGACATCCTGGACCAGCGGGTGAAGCAGCTCCGCAAGGAAATCGAGGCGCTGGACGCTCAGGTCACTGCCCAAGAGCGCCAGCGCGAGCTCATCCGGAAGGAAGAGAACACAGTCGGCAACCTGGTCAAGAAGGGCCTTGCCGAGATGCCGCGGCTGCTGGCGCTGCAACGAACCCATGCCAGCATTATCGGCAACCTGGGCGAACAGGAGGCCATGATCGCCCGAGCGGAGCAACGCATCGGCGAAACGCGATTGGAAATCCTCGATCTCCGCAACGCCTTCCGCAGCGAGGTGGTCAAGGAGCTGGACACCATCCAGGCGGACATCGTCGACACGGCCGAGCAGTTGACGGCGGCAGATGATGTGGTCAAACGCACCGAAGTCACCTCGCCGCAGTCCGGCAAGGTGGTGAATCTCCGCGTTCACACCACCGGCGGCGTCGTCGCGCCCGGCGAGGCGCTCCTCGACATCGTGCCGCAGGACGATGCTCTAATCGTCGAGGCGCGCATCGACCCGCTCGACATCGACGTGGTCCGCGTCGGCCTGCCGGCCCAGGTCAGCCTGACCTCGTACAAGAGCCGCCATACCCTGCCGCTGCAAGGCACCGTGTCCCATGTCTCCGCCGATGTGTTCGCGGATGAACGGACCGGTGCGCCCTACTATCGCGCCCGCATCGCCATCGATGAAGCGCAGCAGGTGGGACTGGCTCAGCTTGAGATGTATCCCGGCATGCCGGCCCAGGTGATGATCGTCACCGGCAAGCGGACAGGCCTCGACTACGCCATCCAGCCGTTCGCGGAGAGCTTCTCCCGCGCCTTCCGCGAAGAGTAG
- a CDS encoding sel1 repeat family protein, whose protein sequence is MHSPRIRRLFMGGVAALRLAIIVAMLGTLIVACSSATVQEPPFERGLRAFKINDYAAAYAAWEPAARAGDAEAQNGLGWLYAGGLGVRRDPEEAVRWYRVAAAQGQGGAQLNLANHYYYGLGVPVDRERAAELFQSAAEKGYAEAQNSLGRMHKAGEGVPRDPVRAAAWLTRAAEQGFPPAQNSLGLMYLKGEGVPKDYRRAYLWLELAVRHGVPGAEHNRDFVGAFLNEAEINMVLAEADAWRRASP, encoded by the coding sequence ATGCACTCTCCGCGCATTCGGCGCCTGTTCATGGGGGGAGTAGCGGCGCTCCGACTCGCCATCATCGTCGCCATGCTCGGCACTTTGATCGTGGCGTGCTCCAGCGCCACCGTGCAGGAACCGCCGTTCGAACGGGGACTGAGAGCCTTCAAGATCAACGACTACGCAGCGGCCTACGCGGCTTGGGAGCCAGCCGCGCGCGCCGGCGATGCGGAAGCACAGAACGGGCTTGGGTGGCTTTACGCGGGCGGGCTCGGGGTGCGCCGCGATCCGGAAGAGGCAGTGCGCTGGTACCGGGTCGCCGCGGCGCAGGGACAGGGCGGCGCACAGCTCAATCTCGCCAACCACTACTACTACGGCCTCGGCGTCCCCGTCGACAGGGAGCGAGCGGCGGAGTTGTTCCAGTCGGCAGCCGAGAAAGGCTACGCCGAGGCGCAGAACAGCTTGGGGCGCATGCACAAGGCCGGCGAGGGAGTGCCTCGCGACCCGGTGCGAGCCGCAGCCTGGCTCACCCGCGCGGCCGAGCAGGGGTTTCCTCCCGCACAGAACAGCCTCGGGCTGATGTACTTGAAGGGCGAAGGCGTGCCGAAGGACTACCGGCGGGCCTATCTATGGCTGGAATTGGCAGTGCGTCACGGCGTCCCGGGCGCAGAGCACAACCGCGATTTCGTCGGCGCCTTCCTCAACGAGGCAGAAATCAATATGGTACTGGCCGAAGCGGACGCGTGGCGCCGCGCGTCTCCGTAA